AGCTCAGCCGCTTGATGTTCAGGGCGTTAGTCACGTCCACGTAGAACTGCACATCGTAGCGGCCGAACTGGAACGTCTTGGCAAGACGCAGGTCTAAGTTGTAGTAGTCCTTCCACTGGACGTTGTCCACCAGGCCTGGGATGTTGTGCGGGTTGTAGGTCTCATAAGCCCCGGCACGCCAGCTGGCCAGCACGTTCAGATTCCACAGTCCCAACGGATGCAGGCCCAAAACCTTGGGGCCAAACTGCGGCGGGGTCAAAAAGTCGATGTTCGCACGGGCGTACGGTCGGGGGTGCGGCCGCTCCTGATACGGGTTCTGGCGCAGGTAGTCACGCTGCATGTTGGGATCTTGATAGTAGCGCAAGAGCCCGAAGTAACCGCTGGTAATGACCTCGTACGTGTAGTTGACAAAGCCGCTCACCCAGCCACCGACACGTTTGGTGAGCGTGATTTCAAAGCCACGCACGTCCTGGTAGTTGTTGTTCTCGGTGATGTTGTACTTCACCGACCCAGTGACGTTCTGGTAGTACACCCACCCCGGCTGGTTGGTGATGTCGCGATAGTAGGCCGCGATATTGAGCAGAAACATGTCGAAGAGGTTCTGCGAGTAGCCCAGCTCATAGGCGACGGTGCGCTCCTCTTCCAAGTCCGGGTTGCCGATGGAGGTCACCAGGCCGTTGGCCTCCCGCTGCAACCGGAAGCGGTAGGTGGAAGCCGCCTCTTGGAGGAAGTGCCCGTAGTTGAAGTACAGCTTGGAATTCTCGGTAATCGGGTGGGACACGCCCAGGCGCGGGCTCAGGTAGAGGTGCGCCTTGGCGTCGGTGACCGGCGCGGCCTTCTCGATGGTCTTGCCATATCCTTCCCGGTAAAGCTTGTCGTAGGGTTGCAGTGCGTAGCGGATGCCGTTGGGGTCAGTGTAGTCCAACCGCAGGCCCAAGTTGGCGATGAAACCCTGGAATTCCAACTTGTCCTGGACGTAGGCCCCCACGCGGAACGGGAAGCGGTGGTAAGTCTGCGTCCGGTTCCAGGTGCTCATGCCGGGGTTCTCGGTGTACGACTTGATGTTCAAGTCGTTGTAAACCAACTGGAAGCCGGCTTTCACCTGGTTGCGGTTGTCCACCTGGCTGGTGAGGTCGAAACGCAACGACGAAGTCTGGATGACGCTCTTGTCACGCCCCAAGTTCATCCACCCGCCGATGATCATGGCGTCGCCAATGCCGGTCACACCATAGCCCCAGTAGCCCCATGGCGCCTCGTCTACCCAGATGCCGGGCACGGGTTCATAGCGCTTGGTGGTGTCGCGCAGCGTCATCTGGAAGGTATTGTAGCGGTTGATGTTGTTCTGCAGGCTCACTTCGTAGAAGGTGCGCGGGGTGAGCACATGCGTGAACTTGATGCCCACCATGTTGCGATAAATTGAGGCAGGGCTGTAGTAGCCAGGCGTGTAGAGGATGGCGTTGCCGCTGCTGCTATTGACCAGGTCGGCCACCGAATAAGTGCCGCGCAGCACGTCGCCCGTAGGCGTGGTGGTCCAGTCGTACGGGGAGACCGAGTGGACTTCGCCGTACATTCCCGTGACCACCACCTTCATGGATGGGCTGATGTCGGAGATCAGCTTGAGCTGGCTGACGTTCTCCCCATAGGAGTCACGGGACAAGGGGAAGATGAACATCTCGCGCAGTCGCTGATGCGAGAGGAAAAAGCGCAGGCCGCCAGCCATCTCACTCACCAGAGGCACCGGCCCGCCGAAGGAGAAATCGACCACATAGTCAGGCTTGGTGATGTCGCCCTGGCGACGATGTTGCCATTTCCACAGCCGCTGTGCTCCCTCCGGGGTCAAGTCATTGGAAGGGTCGCTGTCCTGGAGAGTGGCGTCGGCCACAGCAATCCACCCAGGGAACGACGGATACTGCCGCTGCGTGTAGCTGTCCCACCCTCCGCTGGCCGTGCCGGTCCAGCACACCGCCGGATCGAGGTAGGGTCGGGTGAAGTAGGTGTTCGGGTCATAGATCGAGGGGCCAAAGTGCTTTGGGCCCGCAGGACGATACAGGGCAGAAATCGTGCCGTTGTACCGCCGACGGTCCGCCTCCCTGGTGATGACGTTAATGATACCCGACCGCAAGTTGCCGTACTCAGCGTTGAACCCGCCAGTCTGAATCTGCACCTCCTTGACTGCCGACAAGGGCACGGTGGTGTAGGGGGTGTTGGAGCGCTCGTCGTTAAGAGACAGGCCATCCATGAGCACCGCAGCCTGGCGCGCATCACCACCGCGAATGACGAGGCCGCGGATGCCCGCCTGTAACCCGACTACCTGGGACAGCTCCTGCACAGGCAAGCTGGCGATCACGCGCGACTCGACATTCACCTGGCTGGCGGAGACGTCTTTGGGCACGATGGGGCGCTCTGCCTCCACGACCACCTGCTCCATGGTCAACACTTCGACCTTGAGCTTAAAGTCCACGGTCGTGGTGAGGTCCACGTTGACGACCACGTTGGTCATCGTCACCTTGGCATACCCTATCATCGAGGCCTGCAGCGAATAGGTGCCCGGTGGCACATTCAAGATTACGTAGTAGCCATTGGCATCGGTGGCCGCACCAATGCGCGTGCCCGCCAGAATCACATTCACTCCAGGAAGGGGGGCACCGCTTTCGGCATCAACCACACGGCCGGCGATCTTGCCGGTCGTGCCTCCGTACAGAAGACCGGCGCACATGCCAACGGCCACGAGCAACAAAAGGGCTCGCGTTTTCACAAGCACACTCTCCTTGCTTTGACCTTGTCGCACCCTTGGGCTGCTGATCCCAGCATCCCTGCAGCTTCCTTCTTTGCTCCCCTCAGGCGCATGGGCGGACCCTGCTACGGGAACGCGAAGGTCCGCCTCCACCACTGCACTCGATTACCACTGTTCTGCAGCAGCCCCCCCGGACTGTGGAGCCCAGACTGCTTACTCGCGCCCGTAGTACGGAGCGCTCTGCTTCAGCACGTTGATTTTCAGCATCCTCTTCTTGGCTGGGTCAGTGTCGTCCCTTTGATTAGCGTAGAGGTAAGAACGGGTCCCCCAAGCAAGCGAATAGACGTACGGCTTGAGCAAACCCTCGTACAGTGGCTCAAAGGAGCCGTCGCGATGGACAATCATGATGCCAGCGGCGTGGTCGGTGCCCACGTACATGTCACCGTCCAGGGCAAAGGTCAAAGCGTAAACCTGCGAGGTGGGGTCCACCTTCGCGCTCCACGCAAAGTAGACCTCGGTCGGGCCCACCTGGTCATCGGCCAAGATCTGGTTGCGCCAGATGTACTGCTGGCCCGTGGAATCCCTGCCGCCCACGTATACATATCCGTCGAACACGCGTACGGCCCGCATGTAGACCTTGCGGTAGTTGGCCACCTTGCTGCCGGTGCCGTCCGGCTTGATCAGATACAAGAAGTCGCCATCGCCGCCGGCGTACATGGA
The window above is part of the Calditrichota bacterium genome. Proteins encoded here:
- a CDS encoding TonB-dependent receptor; translated protein: MCAGLLYGGTTGKIAGRVVDAESGAPLPGVNVILAGTRIGAATDANGYYVILNVPPGTYSLQASMIGYAKVTMTNVVVNVDLTTTVDFKLKVEVLTMEQVVVEAERPIVPKDVSASQVNVESRVIASLPVQELSQVVGLQAGIRGLVIRGGDARQAAVLMDGLSLNDERSNTPYTTVPLSAVKEVQIQTGGFNAEYGNLRSGIINVITREADRRRYNGTISALYRPAGPKHFGPSIYDPNTYFTRPYLDPAVCWTGTASGGWDSYTQRQYPSFPGWIAVADATLQDSDPSNDLTPEGAQRLWKWQHRRQGDITKPDYVVDFSFGGPVPLVSEMAGGLRFFLSHQRLREMFIFPLSRDSYGENVSQLKLISDISPSMKVVVTGMYGEVHSVSPYDWTTTPTGDVLRGTYSVADLVNSSSGNAILYTPGYYSPASIYRNMVGIKFTHVLTPRTFYEVSLQNNINRYNTFQMTLRDTTKRYEPVPGIWVDEAPWGYWGYGVTGIGDAMIIGGWMNLGRDKSVIQTSSLRFDLTSQVDNRNQVKAGFQLVYNDLNIKSYTENPGMSTWNRTQTYHRFPFRVGAYVQDKLEFQGFIANLGLRLDYTDPNGIRYALQPYDKLYREGYGKTIEKAAPVTDAKAHLYLSPRLGVSHPITENSKLYFNYGHFLQEAASTYRFRLQREANGLVTSIGNPDLEEERTVAYELGYSQNLFDMFLLNIAAYYRDITNQPGWVYYQNVTGSVKYNITENNNYQDVRGFEITLTKRVGGWVSGFVNYTYEVITSGYFGLLRYYQDPNMQRDYLRQNPYQERPHPRPYARANIDFLTPPQFGPKVLGLHPLGLWNLNVLASWRAGAYETYNPHNIPGLVDNVQWKDYYNLDLRLAKTFQFGRYDVQFYVDVTNALNIKRLSYAGFANYYDYLDYLESLHFPWETGAEHGNDRIGEYRKEGVKYEPYDPTDPTKTKEDLDRILKTKAYIDMPNLTYFTFLDPRDVKFGIKVNF